A region of Kribbella sp. NBC_01245 DNA encodes the following proteins:
- a CDS encoding glycosyl hydrolase family 18 protein: protein MKRRIRLGLVGVLAFLVMLPGIVALELRMEYAGEVSGEARTRGRDAVWLGHAWVDGRKTDADVAELAKQLDGTGMRDLYVHTGPLEHDGTVPAKVHPRARWFVDAVHRVMPKVRVQAWLGDVVAPEKRPALDLEDPAARARVAASSAQVLDLGFDGIHFDFEPVRSGSRGFLAVLDDVRALTESRQKLLSIATPQIDPLPAVHRVGIALAGQGKYWSQAYFAETARRVDQVAVMSYDTAMPIESLYGGFVARQTALALEVTGDDVDLLMGLPAYWKDAVGHRGSAETVEAAVRGARLGLDRNAPGRQSFGLALYVDFTATPAHWAAYIDGWCTNQS, encoded by the coding sequence GTGAAGCGGCGGATTCGGTTGGGGCTGGTCGGGGTGTTGGCGTTCCTGGTGATGTTGCCGGGGATCGTGGCGCTTGAGCTGCGGATGGAGTACGCCGGGGAGGTATCGGGGGAGGCGCGGACCAGAGGGCGGGATGCGGTTTGGTTGGGGCATGCGTGGGTTGATGGGCGGAAGACGGACGCGGATGTCGCCGAATTGGCCAAGCAGTTGGATGGCACGGGGATGCGGGATTTGTACGTGCATACCGGGCCGCTCGAGCATGACGGCACGGTGCCGGCGAAGGTCCATCCGCGTGCGCGGTGGTTCGTGGATGCCGTACATCGGGTGATGCCGAAGGTGCGGGTTCAGGCCTGGTTGGGGGATGTGGTCGCGCCGGAGAAGCGGCCGGCGCTCGACCTGGAGGATCCAGCGGCTCGTGCTCGTGTCGCCGCTTCGTCCGCGCAGGTGCTGGATCTTGGTTTCGACGGGATCCACTTCGACTTCGAGCCGGTGCGGTCGGGGTCGCGCGGGTTCCTCGCGGTGCTGGACGACGTACGCGCGCTGACCGAATCGCGGCAGAAGTTGCTGTCCATCGCGACGCCGCAAATCGACCCGTTGCCGGCCGTCCATCGGGTCGGGATCGCCCTTGCCGGGCAGGGGAAATACTGGTCCCAGGCGTACTTCGCCGAGACCGCGCGCCGGGTCGACCAGGTCGCCGTCATGTCATACGACACGGCCATGCCGATCGAGTCCCTGTACGGCGGATTCGTCGCGCGCCAGACCGCCCTTGCCCTGGAAGTGACCGGCGATGACGTAGACCTCCTGATGGGCTTACCCGCGTATTGGAAGGACGCCGTCGGCCACCGTGGTTCGGCCGAAACGGTCGAGGCGGCCGTCCGCGGCGCACGCCTCGGCCTCGACCGGAACGCGCCCGGACGCCAATCCTTCGGCCTCGCCTTGTACGTCGACTTCACCGCCACCCCAGCCCACTGGGCGGCGTACATAGACGGCTGGTGCACCAACCAGAGCTAA
- a CDS encoding alpha/beta fold hydrolase: MPTFSAPDGAELAYHVIGEGEPLICLPGGPMQASVYLGELGGLSKHRQLVLLDLRGTGDSAIFADVTTYRCDEQVDDVEALREHLGLDRVDLLGHSAGANLAALYIGRYPERVGKLLLITPSVFAVGLQVTGDDRLEVTRLRQDEPWFGPAFEALQQIIAGNATGESWAAIAPFSYGRWDVAAQAHQAAEDGQRNNEAAAAYAGEGAFDPDSTRTALATFSRPVLVLAGEVDPGAPPRVIAEYAGLFPNAEFAVQPGAGHMPWLDDPDHFVATVAPFLKD, encoded by the coding sequence ATGCCGACCTTTTCCGCGCCTGACGGTGCTGAGCTCGCCTATCACGTAATAGGCGAAGGTGAACCGCTGATCTGCCTCCCCGGTGGACCAATGCAGGCCTCCGTCTATCTCGGCGAACTCGGCGGCCTTTCGAAACACCGGCAATTGGTTTTGCTGGACCTGCGCGGAACCGGCGATTCGGCGATTTTCGCGGACGTCACCACCTACCGCTGCGACGAACAGGTCGATGACGTTGAGGCATTGCGCGAGCACCTCGGCCTCGACCGGGTGGACCTGCTTGGGCATTCCGCCGGCGCGAATCTGGCTGCGTTGTATATCGGCCGCTATCCGGAACGAGTCGGCAAGCTCCTGCTGATCACGCCTAGCGTTTTCGCCGTCGGGCTCCAGGTCACCGGCGACGACCGGCTCGAGGTCACGCGGCTCCGGCAGGACGAGCCGTGGTTCGGCCCGGCGTTCGAGGCTTTGCAGCAGATCATCGCCGGCAACGCCACGGGGGAGAGCTGGGCGGCCATCGCGCCGTTCTCGTACGGCCGCTGGGATGTGGCGGCGCAGGCGCACCAGGCGGCCGAGGACGGTCAGCGGAACAACGAGGCCGCGGCGGCGTACGCAGGCGAAGGCGCCTTCGATCCGGACTCAACTCGTACGGCGCTCGCGACGTTCTCCCGGCCCGTGCTGGTACTCGCCGGCGAGGTTGATCCCGGCGCTCCGCCGCGCGTGATCGCCGAGTACGCCGGGCTGTTCCCGAACGCCGAGTTCGCCGTACAACCGGGAGCCGGGCACATGCCGTGGCTGGACGATCCCGACCACTTCGTCGCGACAGTCGCACCCTTCCTGAAGGATTGA
- a CDS encoding lipoyl protein ligase domain-containing protein, whose translation MHGEYKVPGGKLVVADVDVSEGVRIKRAQISGDFFLEPDDALERINGALAGLPIEASTAQVAARVRAALGDGVEMIGFSPEAVAVAVRRALTGATGWHDHQWEFVHDVPREPALQMALDEVLAEEVGNGERPPTLRVWEWASNAVIVGSFQSLRNEVDLEGAAKHNVTVVRRISGGGAMFVEPGNTITYSLYVPESLVSGLSFVESYAFLDDWVIGALNELGIAATYQPINDITSPAGKIAGAAQKRFAGGALLHHVTMAYDMDAAKMVEVLRIGREKLSDKGTTSANKRVDPLRSQTGLERGAVIDRMAGSFKERYGLAEGKIGDETVAEAQQRVLTKFGTEEWLTRVP comes from the coding sequence ATGCATGGTGAGTACAAGGTGCCTGGTGGCAAGTTGGTGGTTGCGGACGTTGATGTGAGCGAAGGGGTTCGGATCAAGCGCGCGCAGATCAGCGGCGACTTCTTCCTCGAACCAGACGACGCGCTCGAGCGGATCAACGGAGCACTGGCAGGCCTGCCGATCGAGGCATCGACGGCCCAGGTGGCGGCCCGGGTCCGGGCGGCGCTGGGGGATGGCGTCGAGATGATCGGGTTCTCGCCGGAGGCCGTCGCGGTCGCCGTACGACGTGCGTTGACCGGCGCGACCGGCTGGCACGACCACCAGTGGGAGTTCGTGCACGACGTACCGCGTGAACCGGCGTTGCAGATGGCGCTCGACGAGGTGCTGGCCGAAGAGGTCGGCAACGGGGAGCGGCCGCCGACCCTGCGCGTCTGGGAGTGGGCGTCAAACGCGGTCATCGTCGGCAGCTTCCAGTCGCTCCGCAACGAGGTCGACCTGGAAGGCGCAGCCAAGCACAACGTCACGGTCGTACGGCGGATCAGCGGTGGCGGTGCGATGTTCGTCGAGCCCGGCAACACCATCACGTACTCCCTCTACGTGCCCGAGTCGCTCGTCTCCGGCCTCTCGTTCGTGGAGTCGTACGCGTTCCTCGACGACTGGGTCATCGGCGCGCTGAACGAACTCGGCATCGCGGCGACATACCAGCCGATCAACGACATCACCTCGCCCGCGGGCAAGATCGCCGGCGCCGCGCAGAAGCGGTTCGCGGGCGGCGCGCTGCTGCATCACGTGACGATGGCGTACGACATGGACGCCGCGAAGATGGTCGAGGTGCTGCGCATCGGGCGCGAGAAGCTCTCCGACAAGGGCACCACCAGCGCCAACAAACGGGTCGACCCGCTGCGCAGTCAGACCGGGCTCGAGCGCGGAGCCGTCATCGACCGGATGGCTGGTTCGTTCAAGGAACGCTACGGCCTGGCTGAAGGCAAGATCGGCGACGAGACGGTTGCCGAGGCCCAGCAGCGCGTGCTCACAAAATTCGGCACCGAAGAGTGGCTCACGCGGGTGCCCTGA
- a CDS encoding DUF624 domain-containing protein gives MNRLLTLDTWELLWSFIHRVLVVNLGLVVGSLPLLFGLLTVAEPWRYPVFFGILVVLAGPAVAAAFAYLGDDDSRPPVRLFVAAYRAHWRRALAISAVVTGLVGVLLADIAMLYDAMPGAALVPLLVVLVVLLVSAGSCALALLSGSALDLFSVARVAVYAAVRGWPWSLVSLVVGAVALVLVNQAPLLGLTTVPGCAAWVMLINARFQLGASVRAPA, from the coding sequence ATGAACCGCTTGCTGACGCTCGACACCTGGGAACTGCTTTGGTCGTTCATCCATCGGGTCCTGGTAGTGAATCTTGGGCTCGTGGTAGGGTCACTTCCGCTGCTTTTCGGGTTGCTCACGGTCGCCGAGCCGTGGCGTTATCCCGTCTTCTTTGGGATTCTCGTGGTGCTCGCGGGGCCGGCGGTTGCTGCGGCTTTTGCGTATCTGGGAGACGACGATTCCCGGCCTCCGGTGCGGTTGTTCGTCGCGGCCTATCGGGCGCATTGGCGTCGTGCGCTGGCGATCTCGGCGGTGGTGACCGGGTTGGTCGGGGTGCTGCTGGCTGACATCGCGATGCTGTACGACGCGATGCCGGGTGCGGCGCTCGTCCCGCTCTTAGTCGTGTTGGTGGTCTTGCTGGTGTCGGCCGGGTCTTGTGCGCTCGCACTGCTTTCGGGCTCTGCTCTTGACCTGTTTTCGGTGGCACGAGTCGCCGTCTATGCGGCGGTTCGCGGCTGGCCGTGGAGTCTGGTCAGCCTGGTCGTCGGCGCGGTCGCACTGGTCCTGGTCAACCAGGCTCCGCTGCTGGGCCTGACCACCGTGCCAGGTTGTGCCGCGTGGGTGATGCTCATCAACGCGCGCTTCCAACTCGGGGCGTCCGTCAGGGCACCCGCGTGA
- a CDS encoding carbohydrate ABC transporter permease, whose protein sequence is MTLTVSPPTPVEDPPVLEHRPSRQRPSVRRVLAYVLLVVLSAAVLMPFAWMVSSSLKLDAEVFSVPVRWIPAEFHWDNFTKIWDRIPLLTYLRNSVFLSITITALQVLTGSFAAYGFAKVRFPGRDALFLAYLATIAVPWQAYMVPQYIIMQKAGLVNTHLSLILLQAFSAFGVFLMRQYYLTIPDELSEAARLDGLSEYGIWARIMLPLSKPALASLALLTFVHTWNDYMGPFIYLTDNKLWTIQLGLRSFVGLYDAEYAMIMTGSVLSVLPILVIFLLGQKYFVQGIATSGMK, encoded by the coding sequence ATGACGTTGACCGTCTCTCCGCCGACGCCAGTCGAGGACCCGCCTGTTTTGGAGCACCGGCCGTCACGACAGCGGCCGTCCGTACGACGTGTGCTGGCATACGTGCTGCTGGTGGTGTTGTCGGCGGCGGTGCTGATGCCGTTCGCGTGGATGGTGTCGTCGTCGCTCAAGCTCGACGCCGAGGTGTTCAGCGTCCCGGTCCGGTGGATTCCGGCGGAGTTCCACTGGGACAACTTCACCAAGATCTGGGATCGCATCCCGCTGCTGACGTACTTGCGCAACTCGGTCTTCCTGAGCATCACGATCACGGCCCTGCAGGTATTGACGGGCAGCTTCGCGGCGTACGGCTTCGCCAAGGTGCGTTTCCCCGGCCGCGACGCGTTGTTCCTTGCGTACCTGGCGACGATCGCCGTGCCGTGGCAGGCGTACATGGTGCCGCAGTACATCATCATGCAGAAGGCCGGCCTGGTGAACACGCACCTGTCGTTGATCTTGTTGCAGGCGTTCAGTGCCTTCGGCGTCTTCTTGATGCGGCAGTACTACCTGACGATTCCCGATGAGCTCAGCGAGGCCGCGCGGTTGGACGGGCTCAGCGAATACGGGATCTGGGCGCGAATCATGCTGCCGCTGTCGAAACCGGCGCTGGCCAGCCTTGCGCTACTCACTTTCGTGCATACGTGGAATGACTACATGGGGCCGTTCATTTACTTGACGGACAACAAGTTGTGGACGATTCAGTTGGGCCTGCGGTCGTTTGTCGGTTTATACGATGCGGAGTACGCGATGATCATGACGGGCTCGGTTTTGTCGGTGCTGCCGATTCTGGTGATCTTCTTGCTCGGGCAGAAGTACTTCGTGCAAGGCATCGCCACCAGTGGAATGAAATGA
- a CDS encoding carbohydrate ABC transporter permease, with protein MTLTATGPTTAAARRRHSIRVGWSFILPNFLGFAALTLVPVLASLALSFLDWDSYSTPKWVGLANFRRMIHNDTFWTALQNTVYYAVGHVPLTLCAALGFAVLLNQKLRAVQFFRTALFFPYITSLVAVAVVWNMLLSPDLGPVNQLLRTIGIDNPPGWTTSTTWAMPAVIMASVWRDLGYYMILYLAGLQTIPGELYEAAKVDGANAWQQFRHITVPSLRPTTFFVLIMLTISSFKVFDLVQVMTEGGPGRATLVLSQVIFREGITQGRFGYSSAVSMVLFVIVLLITVIQFRLQRRSER; from the coding sequence GTGACCCTCACCGCAACCGGTCCAACGACCGCGGCGGCCCGACGCCGGCACAGCATCAGGGTGGGCTGGAGTTTCATCCTGCCGAACTTCCTCGGCTTCGCCGCCCTGACGCTCGTGCCGGTCCTGGCCTCGCTCGCCCTGTCCTTCCTGGACTGGGATTCCTACAGCACCCCGAAGTGGGTCGGCCTGGCGAACTTCCGCCGGATGATCCACAACGACACCTTCTGGACGGCGTTGCAGAACACCGTGTACTACGCGGTCGGCCATGTGCCGCTCACGTTGTGCGCGGCCCTCGGTTTCGCCGTACTGCTGAACCAGAAGTTGCGGGCGGTGCAGTTCTTCCGGACCGCGCTGTTCTTTCCCTACATCACGTCACTGGTCGCGGTTGCCGTGGTGTGGAACATGCTGCTCAGTCCGGACCTCGGCCCGGTCAACCAGCTGTTGCGGACCATCGGCATCGACAACCCGCCGGGCTGGACGACGTCCACGACCTGGGCGATGCCGGCCGTGATCATGGCCAGCGTCTGGCGCGATCTCGGCTACTACATGATCCTCTACCTGGCCGGACTGCAGACGATTCCGGGCGAGCTGTACGAGGCGGCCAAGGTCGACGGGGCGAACGCCTGGCAGCAATTCCGGCACATCACCGTGCCGTCGTTGCGTCCGACAACGTTCTTCGTGCTGATCATGCTGACCATCTCGAGCTTCAAGGTGTTCGACCTGGTGCAGGTGATGACGGAGGGCGGTCCTGGCCGCGCGACGCTGGTGCTGTCCCAGGTGATCTTCCGCGAGGGCATCACCCAGGGCCGGTTCGGTTACTCGTCGGCGGTCTCGATGGTCCTGTTCGTGATCGTGCTGCTGATCACGGTGATCCAGTTCCGCTTGCAGCGAAGGAGTGAGCGATGA
- a CDS encoding ABC transporter substrate-binding protein, producing MKRHLVPALAAAASLTLLAGCGGGDTPSQSADGRQILKVALWNYETTPEFKAIIDGFEKANPDIDVQPVDILADDYAEKVTTMLAGGDTTDVLTMKNVIDYARFGTRGQLASLTEEAKQLDPVKQSGLTSYELSGEYYALPYRQDFWVLYYNKTLLKQAGVPESKLQNLTWADYAALGKSMTKGTGASKVYGVHQHTWRSVVEAVAAAQTGGDLLSGNYGFMRDQYAMTLDLQTSGALMPWATTSSQKVTYDTMFSTSKAVMMPMGTWYGARLLTDKAAGKHKVDWGMAPLPQREAGGKVTSFGSPTAFAVNKKAKNAEAAKKFVTWAAGTDGATAVAKVGATPSLQSQQILDTYFALPGIPNDAVAKKAFKPDQVVLEMPVSDKASDIDQILTEEHELIMTGEKSLDEGLTEMSNRVKSEVG from the coding sequence GTGAAGCGACACCTCGTCCCCGCCCTCGCTGCGGCCGCCAGCCTGACCTTGCTGGCCGGTTGCGGCGGTGGCGACACCCCCAGCCAGTCCGCCGATGGCCGGCAGATCCTCAAGGTCGCCCTCTGGAACTACGAGACCACTCCGGAGTTCAAGGCGATCATCGACGGCTTCGAGAAGGCCAACCCCGACATCGACGTACAGCCGGTCGACATCCTGGCCGACGACTACGCCGAGAAGGTCACCACCATGCTGGCCGGCGGCGACACCACCGACGTACTCACGATGAAGAACGTCATCGACTACGCGCGCTTCGGCACCCGCGGTCAGCTGGCCTCGCTGACCGAAGAGGCCAAGCAGCTCGACCCGGTGAAGCAGTCGGGACTGACGTCGTACGAGCTCAGCGGCGAGTACTACGCCTTGCCCTACCGGCAGGACTTCTGGGTGCTCTACTACAACAAGACGCTGCTGAAGCAGGCGGGCGTGCCCGAGTCGAAGCTGCAGAATCTCACCTGGGCCGACTACGCCGCGCTGGGCAAGAGCATGACCAAGGGCACCGGCGCGAGCAAGGTGTACGGCGTGCACCAGCACACCTGGCGATCGGTCGTCGAGGCCGTCGCGGCCGCGCAGACCGGTGGCGACCTGCTCAGTGGCAACTACGGGTTCATGCGCGACCAGTACGCGATGACGCTGGACCTGCAGACCAGTGGCGCGTTGATGCCGTGGGCAACGACCTCGAGCCAGAAGGTCACCTACGACACCATGTTCTCCACCAGCAAGGCCGTGATGATGCCGATGGGCACCTGGTACGGCGCGAGGTTGCTGACGGACAAGGCCGCGGGCAAGCACAAGGTCGACTGGGGCATGGCTCCGCTACCGCAGCGCGAGGCCGGTGGCAAGGTGACCAGCTTCGGTTCGCCGACCGCCTTCGCGGTGAACAAGAAGGCCAAGAACGCCGAGGCGGCGAAGAAGTTCGTCACCTGGGCCGCCGGCACCGACGGCGCGACCGCGGTCGCCAAGGTGGGCGCGACGCCGTCCCTGCAGAGCCAGCAGATCCTCGACACCTACTTCGCCCTGCCCGGTATCCCGAACGACGCGGTGGCGAAGAAGGCCTTCAAGCCGGACCAGGTCGTGCTGGAGATGCCGGTCAGCGACAAGGCCTCGGATATCGACCAGATCCTGACCGAGGAGCACGAGCTGATCATGACCGGTGAGAAGTCCCTGGACGAAGGTCTCACCGAGATGTCCAACCGGGTGAAGTCCGAGGTCGGCTGA
- a CDS encoding hydroxyacid dehydrogenase, which produces MQKPTALIVMDRDSFEAHFDQARLDRLASLVRLADPVWTDELDSSPARARLATADLLFTSWGAPRLTRDRLDAATRLRAVFHGAGSVRPLVDDEVWNRPITVTSAADANAVPVAEYTLAAIIFAGKKAPFLAVDESTAYQGWGHPRGFGNLSNYRRTIGIVGFSRTGRRVVELLRTLDEPTVLVADPYADPVAVAEAGGVLVELPELLARAEVLSLHAPALPSTHHMIGAAELALLPDHATVVNTARGSLIDSAALARECRSGRLFAILDVTDPEPLPGDSPLRSVPNVMVTPHIAGSLGSEIRRLTDHTLDEIARWVADVPLRTRITAEGFALNA; this is translated from the coding sequence TTGCAAAAGCCCACCGCGCTGATCGTGATGGACCGCGATTCGTTCGAGGCCCATTTCGACCAGGCCCGGCTGGATCGGCTCGCCTCGCTGGTCAGGCTGGCCGATCCGGTCTGGACCGACGAGCTCGACTCGTCGCCGGCCCGGGCGCGGCTGGCCACGGCGGACCTGCTGTTCACCTCGTGGGGAGCGCCCCGGCTGACCCGGGACCGCCTCGACGCAGCTACGCGACTGCGGGCCGTCTTCCACGGCGCGGGCAGCGTCCGGCCGCTGGTGGACGACGAGGTGTGGAACCGCCCGATCACGGTCACCAGCGCCGCGGACGCGAACGCCGTACCGGTCGCCGAGTACACGCTCGCGGCGATCATCTTCGCGGGCAAGAAGGCGCCGTTCCTCGCCGTCGACGAGAGCACGGCGTACCAGGGCTGGGGGCATCCGCGCGGCTTCGGCAACCTGTCCAACTACCGGCGCACGATCGGCATCGTCGGGTTCTCGCGGACCGGGCGCCGGGTCGTCGAACTACTCCGGACCCTCGACGAACCGACCGTTCTGGTCGCCGACCCGTACGCCGATCCCGTCGCCGTCGCCGAGGCGGGCGGTGTGCTGGTGGAACTACCCGAGCTGCTCGCCAGGGCCGAGGTGCTCTCGTTGCACGCGCCGGCGCTGCCCAGCACGCACCACATGATCGGGGCCGCGGAGCTCGCGCTGCTGCCGGACCACGCGACCGTCGTCAACACCGCGCGGGGCAGCTTGATCGACTCCGCCGCCCTGGCCCGCGAATGCCGCTCGGGACGGCTGTTCGCGATCCTCGACGTCACCGATCCCGAACCACTACCGGGCGACTCGCCGCTGCGCTCGGTACCCAACGTGATGGTCACCCCGCATATCGCCGGCTCACTCGGCTCGGAGATCCGCCGGTTGACCGACCACACCCTCGACGAGATCGCCCGATGGGTCGCGGACGTTCCGCTGCGTACCCGGATCACCGCCGAGGGTTTCGCCCTCAACGCCTAA
- a CDS encoding LacI family DNA-binding transcriptional regulator, translating into MSDDRLFGLQRHERVMDELRRHGSVRVKDLAQLLGVSELTVRRDIAALAAQNLLTKVHGGATLPTDLAPSGPARRRSSAAPRFTIGMVVPSLDYYWPPIVSGARSAAAALGVHIQLRGSTYDWNEDRRQITRLIEAQQVQGLLLAPNLEGEDVGEMIQWIGDLPVPVILVERHPPRWTPTKYQLEWVRSDHSLGAEIAVRHLHDHGHRNIGLLLSKGSPTSAHLAHGWGLACADLDIPAGMVLRESVRMDEPGHREIVAQILKQCDEAGTTALIIHSDPDAMAVAQYCVELGMSIPEDLAIIAYDDEVAGLAEPAMTAVRPPKSMVGRTAVELMVARLVEGKRRPTQRVLLTPELVIRDSSIVLAL; encoded by the coding sequence ATGTCCGACGACCGTCTGTTCGGGCTGCAACGCCATGAGCGAGTGATGGATGAGCTGCGCCGGCATGGCTCTGTCCGCGTGAAGGACCTGGCCCAACTGCTCGGCGTCAGCGAGTTGACCGTGCGCCGGGACATCGCGGCCCTCGCCGCGCAGAACCTGCTGACCAAGGTGCACGGCGGCGCGACGCTACCGACCGACCTCGCGCCTTCGGGTCCGGCCCGGCGCAGGAGTTCGGCGGCTCCTCGCTTCACCATCGGCATGGTGGTTCCGTCGCTGGACTATTACTGGCCGCCGATCGTCAGTGGCGCCCGATCGGCCGCTGCCGCGCTTGGCGTGCACATCCAACTGCGCGGATCGACGTACGACTGGAACGAGGATCGCCGCCAGATCACCCGCCTGATCGAGGCGCAGCAGGTCCAGGGGCTGCTACTCGCGCCGAACCTGGAGGGCGAGGACGTCGGCGAGATGATCCAGTGGATCGGCGATCTGCCCGTGCCCGTGATTCTGGTGGAGCGGCACCCGCCGCGCTGGACGCCGACGAAGTACCAGCTCGAGTGGGTTCGCAGCGATCACTCGCTCGGCGCCGAGATCGCCGTACGGCATCTGCACGACCACGGTCATCGCAACATCGGCCTGCTGCTTTCCAAGGGCAGCCCGACCTCGGCACACCTGGCGCACGGATGGGGCCTGGCCTGCGCGGATCTCGATATCCCGGCCGGCATGGTGTTGCGCGAGTCGGTCCGGATGGACGAGCCGGGTCATCGCGAGATCGTCGCGCAGATCCTCAAGCAGTGCGACGAAGCCGGTACGACGGCCTTGATCATCCACTCCGACCCGGACGCGATGGCCGTCGCGCAGTACTGCGTCGAGCTCGGCATGTCGATCCCGGAGGACCTGGCGATCATCGCGTACGACGACGAGGTGGCCGGGCTGGCCGAGCCGGCGATGACCGCGGTCCGGCCGCCCAAGTCGATGGTCGGACGGACGGCGGTCGAGCTGATGGTGGCCCGATTGGTCGAGGGCAAGCGCCGCCCGACGCAACGCGTGCTGCTCACTCCCGAACTCGTCATCCGGGACTCGTCGATCGTGCTAGCCCTTTAA
- a CDS encoding DUF2264 domain-containing protein: MSRELWAATADNLLLSLRPWASPDHARIDLPGPASAYGPDSDSLEAFARSFLLAAIRLRGENGVDPHGLAEWYADGLRVGTDPQSPHRWPRPDELGQAKVEACSIALGLHLSRPWLWDKLADRDREQLVAWLATVVGEEYPPINWVWFQIVVETFLKSVGGPWSMADIESGLAVHESLYRGNGWYADGPERAYDHYNGWALHVYPLLWATMEPGLCDPQRETLWRERLNEYLQTAVHLIGANGSPLAQGRSLTYRFAAAAPFWVGAITGATDLPPGLLRRAASGMLGHFLDRGVPDERGLLNLGWYGEWPAMAQSYSGPGSPYWAVKGMLGLTLPAEHPVWADAELPLPVETGDFELTLPEPGWLVNGTSDDGIVRIVNHGTDHSNPGDERADSPLYARLGYSTHTMPSMAAGAWDQALENSVAIVHPELGPSHRNGFTARPYGISITEAHWVKTDEDDGPEHGSGRAGSVAKGPRLILGSLLHGGQEVRAVRVDPAAELDPSWTLEISGWPITGDDAPAGSMEAGQAVVEGNDLHSSVSGFGQAGIRRLVNAGPTGSHTAIPLVTTTPHPGETYAAVVTLAGTAKTPPKVDVHPDGTVVAHWPDGTTSSLVLKG, encoded by the coding sequence GTGTCCCGTGAATTGTGGGCCGCCACGGCCGACAACCTGTTGCTGTCGTTGCGCCCCTGGGCCTCCCCCGACCACGCACGCATCGACCTCCCCGGCCCGGCGAGCGCGTACGGCCCGGACAGCGACTCCCTGGAAGCATTCGCCCGTTCGTTCCTCCTCGCCGCGATCCGGCTGCGCGGCGAGAACGGGGTCGACCCGCACGGACTGGCCGAGTGGTACGCCGACGGCCTCCGCGTCGGAACAGACCCGCAATCCCCCCACCGCTGGCCGCGACCCGACGAGTTGGGCCAGGCAAAAGTGGAGGCCTGTTCGATCGCCCTAGGCCTGCACCTGAGCCGCCCTTGGCTCTGGGACAAACTGGCCGATCGGGATCGCGAGCAACTCGTCGCCTGGCTCGCAACGGTCGTCGGCGAGGAGTATCCGCCGATCAACTGGGTGTGGTTCCAGATCGTCGTCGAGACCTTCCTCAAGTCCGTCGGCGGCCCCTGGTCGATGGCCGATATCGAGAGCGGTCTGGCCGTACACGAGTCGCTCTATCGCGGCAACGGCTGGTACGCCGACGGACCCGAACGCGCGTACGACCACTACAACGGCTGGGCCCTGCACGTCTATCCGTTGCTCTGGGCAACCATGGAACCCGGCTTGTGCGACCCTCAAAGGGAAACGCTCTGGCGAGAACGCCTCAACGAATACTTGCAAACGGCCGTGCACCTCATCGGCGCCAACGGTTCGCCGCTCGCCCAAGGCCGCAGCCTCACCTATCGCTTCGCTGCGGCCGCGCCGTTCTGGGTCGGCGCGATCACCGGCGCGACGGACCTGCCGCCAGGCCTGCTGAGACGAGCCGCCTCCGGGATGCTCGGCCACTTCCTGGATCGCGGTGTCCCGGACGAACGCGGCCTGCTCAACCTCGGTTGGTACGGCGAATGGCCCGCCATGGCGCAGTCGTACTCCGGCCCGGGTTCGCCGTACTGGGCGGTGAAAGGGATGCTCGGCCTCACGCTACCGGCGGAACATCCCGTCTGGGCTGACGCGGAACTGCCGCTACCAGTCGAGACCGGCGACTTCGAGCTGACGCTGCCCGAGCCGGGATGGCTGGTCAACGGCACCAGCGACGACGGCATCGTCCGGATCGTCAACCACGGCACGGATCATTCGAATCCGGGCGACGAACGCGCGGACTCACCGCTGTACGCACGCCTCGGCTATTCCACCCACACCATGCCGTCGATGGCCGCGGGCGCGTGGGACCAGGCGCTCGAGAACAGCGTCGCCATCGTTCATCCGGAGCTCGGCCCGAGTCATCGCAACGGCTTCACGGCGAGACCGTACGGAATCTCGATCACCGAGGCACATTGGGTCAAGACGGACGAGGACGATGGGCCCGAGCACGGATCCGGTCGCGCGGGCAGCGTCGCAAAAGGGCCGCGCCTCATCCTCGGATCCCTGCTGCACGGCGGACAGGAGGTCCGGGCGGTGCGCGTCGACCCGGCCGCCGAGCTGGATCCGTCGTGGACGTTGGAGATCAGCGGCTGGCCGATCACCGGGGACGATGCTCCGGCAGGTTCGATGGAGGCCGGCCAGGCTGTTGTCGAAGGCAACGACCTGCACTCCTCGGTATCAGGTTTCGGCCAAGCCGGGATCCGTCGCCTGGTCAACGCCGGCCCAACCGGAAGCCACACCGCCATCCCACTGGTCACCACGACACCGCACCCCGGCGAGACGTACGCCGCCGTCGTGACACTAGCCGGTACGGCGAAAACCCCGCCCAAGGTGGACGTCCACCCCGACGGAACCGTCGTCGCGCATTGGCCCGATGGCACGACGTCCTCCCTTGTTTTAAAGGGCTAG